CCAATGCCTCCATCTATGAAGCGCGTGGGGATCTTCAGCTAATTGTCGATTGGATGGAACCTGCCGGTGTCGGGGCACTGCAATTAGCTTTCCTCCAGCTCAAGGAAAAATTGCACAAAGAAGGCTTATTTGATGCCGAACGAAAAAAGTCGCTGCCTGATAGAATTCACACAATCGGCATTGTTACATCCCCAGCTGGCGCTGCAATTCATGACATTATCAGCGTTTTAAAGCGGCGCGACCCATTTAAGCATGTGATCATCTACCCGGCCAATGTCCAAGGTAAGGACGCAGCCACAAGTTTGATCCAAGCCATCGAAATTGCCTCAGCGCGCGCTGAGGTTGATGTCCTGATCATCACGCGTGGCGGTGGTAGCCTTGAGGACCTATGGTGCTTTAATGACGAACAATTGGCGCGCGTCATTGCCGCCTGCCCAATCCCCACCATTTCAGCAGTCGGCCATGAGGTCGATTTCACCATCTGTGACTGGGTCGCCGATTTGCGATTGCCGACACCTTCTGCCGCCGCCGAATATGTCTCCAACGACGTGACCATCATGCGACGTCAGCTTGATCAACTCGCCCAACGGCTCAGCGATACCATTTGGCACCGTCTGCAATCATCAATGCAGCAGCTAGATTGGCTCTCGGCTCGCCTGCCAACGCCACAACACTTGTTAAAACAAACGCTTTTCCGTTTGCAAGATCTTGAGTGGCGGCTCGATAAGTCGGTAAGAGATCGGTTGGTCGACACATCGGGGCGTGTTGCTAATTTGCGCGACCGCCTTTCGTTGATGAGTCCGGCAACCAAGATAAAGCAATACGAAAATTTACTCGCCCATCTCTTGCACCGTACCGAAACCTCTATCAATGCATCCATTCATTC
This genomic window from Gammaproteobacteria bacterium contains:
- a CDS encoding exodeoxyribonuclease VII large subunit, whose product is MRPGTNTGPGTRQTRIIVRHAPMNNNPANQTDQQKPLSVSRLIGLLRGTIEPSFKSLWITGELTNFSAATSGHWYFSLKDDSAQIRCAMFKGKNRFCRYRPKDGEQVMIRANASIYEARGDLQLIVDWMEPAGVGALQLAFLQLKEKLHKEGLFDAERKKSLPDRIHTIGIVTSPAGAAIHDIISVLKRRDPFKHVIIYPANVQGKDAATSLIQAIEIASARAEVDVLIITRGGGSLEDLWCFNDEQLARVIAACPIPTISAVGHEVDFTICDWVADLRLPTPSAAAEYVSNDVTIMRRQLDQLAQRLSDTIWHRLQSSMQQLDWLSARLPTPQHLLKQTLFRLQDLEWRLDKSVRDRLVDTSGRVANLRDRLSLMSPATKIKQYENLLAHLLHRTETSINASIHSANERLAQLVGHLQGVSPLATLARGYSITEVVDSNQLLRADTPLSPDTVLRTRLDKRVVLSKYLRDEEASHQ